In Gimesia panareensis, the genomic window CATCAAAGAGATAAACTGCCTGAGTCATGGCAACCGTATCAAACCAGTAATCTCCCACCCTGGGGGTCATCGGAGGTAAAGGGCCAATGAATTCCCGTTCTGATTGGATCTCTCCCTTGAGCCAGCGGAACAGACAGTCAGACTCGACATGCAGATTCGCGTCTCGTAGTGCTTCCACGAAGGCGTGACAGACTCTGGTAGCATGCGGCTGTTTCAGGTATTGTTCATAGGCAACATCAAGCATTTGAAAAGACCTGTTTTTTTCTCGGGTTCGGGGGAGCAGAGTCAGAGTCAGGAACATTTTTCAGCAGTGGGTGAGTTTCTTTTTTGTAAAATGGGGGATTGGTTTCTGCGGAGCTGCATGCAGGATTCTGTGATTTCATTCTGGTTAGGGAGTTTGACTCCAACAGTGTTGGACGAGTATTTAGACCGGACACATGGGACAATTGCTAATCAGCTCGAAATGACGCGAAACCGTTTAATGGTCCTGTTTCGGGATTCCAAAGAAACAGGCATGACGGTTGGGTGACTGGCAATCATGCTACGGAGCCATAAGCTGTTGGAGATTCCACAAGCGTAACGTCTTATCCTCACTGCCGGTGGCCAAGGTGTTGCCATCAGGTGCGAACTCGCAGCAGACGACACCGCCTTTGTGTTCGGTGATCGTTTTCTGCAGCTTGCCTGTGGTGACATCCCATAGTTTGACCGTTCCATCCCAGCTTGCACTGGCGATCAGGTGACCATTGGGAGAAAATGCCACCCAAAGCACCCAGCTCTCCTCGGTGTGGTCACCGCTGGCTAGTGTCTGCATGAGCTTTCCAGTTTGGATATTGTAGAGCTTTATATCATCTGCTGTCTTATTCTTCAGTGGATAGGGCCTGGACGCCGCACAGGCAATGAGCCGACCGTCTAGTGAGAAGGCCACCTGCCCTCGACCCGCAAAGATGCGAATCAATTCGCCTGTCGTTGGGTCCCACAGCTTAACCGGTCCATCGTTCGATGAGGTAGCTAGATAGCGTCCGTCCAACGAATACCGAATGTACGTGGTCTGTTTGTCATCGGCCAAAGACCGTTTCAGTGTGCCGTGCTCCGCATCCCAGAATTGTACGCCACCGGATACTTTTTTGCCTCTTCCACCGAATGGTCCCCCCCCGGTAATGCCTGCCGCCACGGTCTCGCCATCGGGAGAGAACGCCAAAGGTAAAAGCCGCTTGTCGGTGGTCCATTTGTTCTTCACTTGACCGGTCGTCGGATCGCGCAACTGGACTTCGTAGCCCACAACGGTTGCAAGATTCTTTCCGTCCGTTGAAGCTGCCATCCTGGACGCTCCGGCGATACCTTTGGACCAGTTCAACTTTCCAGTCGCGACGTTCCACTGCCGCAACTCGTTGGCTTTGCGTTCATGTGGAGCGACCGACTCTGGGTCTCGCATGATTGCGGTGATGGTCTTGCCCAGTGGCCCCCACACAATTCGCGAAGGGACGCGGTCGCGGCTCAAGATGCCCTGGGCCAGTTGCGACTGAGGGGTCCCCGACCCGGTAGAGGGGGGCGTCGATTTGTTTCGAGGCGGCATCGTTATTACAGTCCCCAACTGATAGCCATCGGGAATCGTCAACGCGAACAGGTTGGCGTCAAGCGGTTCGTTCCAAACAAAACTCTCAAACCGAATCTCCGTTTCCGCTTCCGGATTGGAATCATGTATCACGATCTTCACCGGCAGTCCGTCTATCGGGTCGACCCATACCAACATTTCGCCGTTACCACGCATGCCCAATAAGTCAACCTTATCGATCCGATAAACCTGTGTGAGACGCCCTTTCAAATCTTCCTCGCCGATGTTGATCGCGTTTTCCGGTTTGGTACGACGGAGTTGATCGATTGGGTTAACGAATTCTCTGGCGAAATGTTCGTCAATATCAATCGGCTGAGCAAGCTTGCGGTATGTATCCAGTACTAAGGCGTGTTTCTGCCTGAGATCGCCCACCTGAACCATCATCCCTTGAAACTGTTCGATCCGCAGCTGGTCTCCTTCGAGAAACATTTTGCCTTTGATCTCAGGCTGATGACCAAATCGCGTGGTCATGGTCAATTGAACTGAGCTGACTCTCTTGACATTCTGAATCACGTCCGCGAAGGCCTGTCCGGCTGTGCGGTTTATGAGTAGCGAGAAACCCGCAATTGCAGCAAGTACAACCACGGTCGCAACGATGCCATAGTGGTTGGGCATTCGAACAAGCCACGCTCGACGCCGTACACGTTGCTTATCAGGCGAGCTAGCCAGGGTATCGAGACTTGCCGCCCGCATCTTGATGCGTTCAACCGCGTCTTCCGGAAGAGTCTCTGCCAGGACAGCTTGTACGGCGGAATCCAGGAGGGGTTCCAGGTAATCAAATTCTGCTGTGTGGCGTTGATTGGTCATTGTGAGTTTCCTTCGTTGAGGACGGAAATTTGTAATATCAATCGTTGACGCGCCTTGTACAACGCGGTGGAAACTGATTCAGGAGAGATGTCCAGGCTCGAAGCGACTTCGTCGCGTGATAAATGCTCGAAATGGACCAGCGCGAAGACGGTAGCTTGCTGGTCGGGCAGTCGAGCGATCGCGGCGCGCAACCACTGGGCCAGTTCCCTGGCCGTCAATTCATCGAAGGGTTCGATGGTCGAAACATGGTCATTATCGTGCAACTCTTTGGCCAGTCGAGTTCCCCGTAGTCGGTCAATGGCTCGCAACGTCGCTAGCCGTACCAGCAATCCGGTCCAACTCTGTACAGGACCGGCCTGATGCATCCGATAAGCTTCGGTGAATACTTCCTGGGACACGTCCTCGGCATCGTGAACCGATCCAAGAATACGGTTCGCAATGCGAAATACTCGTTTCCCGTGTCGATTAACGATCTGTGCCCAATTCGGTTGTTCTTCACCTGTCATACAACCCACCTCATTACGTATTTTATTAAGGGTGTCTACTCAGTAGTCGTAGCCCAGATCCGTAAATGACCAGAAAAATATAAAAATCCGGTTCGGTGGTGCGCCACAAGAAACATCGTTTTCGATTGCTGTCCGGCATTCGATGAGTTTCGAGAACAAATTTAAGTGGGTTGATTGGTAAGGATCAATTTCAGATCGGATCGAAGTGACGCGAAACCGTTTAATGGGTCGAATTACAGGACGTCTGTAAAAACGAATGAGTTTATTGGATAACAAACAGGTTCACCGGGCACGCGGTGCAATGCGATTTACATTTGAACAACCGAAAAGCGTAAACGAAGGTGAAGACGTCGAATAGCCAAAAGACGAGCGTGTTCCGGTGCAACGCCTTATTAGATGTCGTTGCTTTGCGGTTCGATGCTCCAGTTTTTGGGGAAAACTGTATTTGGAAATATCATTCGGCATTCGGCCAACATTTCACCCCATTCATCTGTCGTATACCGGTCGGATAGATGGAATAAGACGAGTTTTCCGAAACCGGAGCGGGCGGCAAGGTGAGAGACCGATGTTGTCGTTGTGTGAAAGTTGCGTTGTGCGAGATCGATGTCTTGATCCCGGTACTGCGCTTCGCAGACAACCGTAGTGCAATCACCTAAGACTTCCTGCAGTTGTTCGCTCGTTGGATCGTCGAGCAGGAAATCAGTAAGGTATGCGATCGATTCGCCAGGCGATTCAATTAACAAATCATTGCGTAGTGCCGCGAGATCAAATGTCTGGCCATCGATGTCAATCGTAGGTGTCGAAGTGTCACTTTTGAGGTCTTTCATCCATGGGCCGGGACGCAGGCCCATTTCAGCAACACGGTCGGTCTGGACGTTCCACTTCGGTTTTTCTCGAACCACATATCCCAGGCAGGGGCCGTTATGCTTCAGGTGGATCGCAGAGACCGAATAGTCGCTCGCATCCAGTATCGGACTGCATTGTTCGGACTGTTTCTCGTTGTGGCGTTCAGAAAACGCCTCGGAAATCTCGTATCGGAATTGTTCAATGTGGGTCGGGTGGACGTCGTTTACAGACCAAGTTCCAGATTGATCCGCGTGAAGATTCCACCAGAACCCTTGAAATCGATGGTGCAGAATGGCAGACGTACCGGCAGGGCCCCAAATCACGTTCGGCTTGACATCGCGATTGAAAGTGCAACGGAAAAATGAATCAAAACCGCCAATGTGGTCCATGTGCAGGTGCGAGAAGAACAGATGATCAATCGCCTGGATCTCGGAAAATGGCAGGCTCGATAAGCAACCATCGCCACAGTCGAAAAGCAATCGCGCGATCGATTGTCCCGACTCGACGCGAACGAAAAGTGCATTATCGCGGCCTGGGTTTCCAAGCACTTGGTAGTTGAGAGTCATTTATCTCAAGGCATCTAACTTGTTATTTACCTGCACCGACTTGTTCTGAGATAACACTGACAGAGAACAAATACGTGCAAAATCAGCGGTTTTAGTTCTGATATGATGCTGGACATGATACCAGGCAAAATTAGATTTTCAATATGTAACTTTATTCTTCGTTTTAATTTACAGTCCTGTAACTAACGAGTTTCACAGACAAAATTGCGTGGGTGGTGACATAGTCCTGTTTCAAATCAGAACGAAGTGAGCGGTGGGCGGAAGACACAGATCGATCGGAACAAAATAAAGCGCCGTCGGAACTGGCGATAGACAGCCGACGAACCCGTTCTGCAAAAACGTCGTCAATCATGCGGCTGCTACTCTTTCAGCACCATGTCAATACACATTACCGCAGCCATAATCAATTGCCGCAGCGGATTGTCCTGCGGTATCGTGTCAAACATTTCCAGTACATAGTTGTCGGCACTGGTGAAGAGTTCCTTTCCCATCCCAGACCACTTTTTCGAGACGTGCGCGAACTCGACGTCATCTTTCATAAAGTGAAAGTTCCAGCCGGTCCATTTCCCTTTTAGCTCACATAAGGGGCCTTCATCCGGCCCTAAAACTCGAAATGCACCGCCGATTGAGAAAAACTTTTGTTTGAAACCGCCGATGTAGTTGTCGTTTTTGTCGAATACGGAGACGGTGGATAGAAAGAGGGAAACTCCGCGCGAGATGCGAATGACTTGCTCACCCGACGGCGTGCGGATTTGAATATCGAAAGGCGTCATCCGCTTATAGTCTGTGAAGCGGAGCATCTTCGTGAAGGTCCCCAGGTTATCCTCGCGGCATTCCAAAATAATTTCGCCCGATTCCGGGTCGTACACATCAAAGTTATTGGCCGCCTTGAACATACCGACGTGTTCTTTGACGAGATACAAATTGCGATTCAATACATCGTGCATGCTTTTTCACCCCATGGATTTACGGAAAATGATCTGAATCGCATTCTCAAGCGGTCCGGCTTCGCGCAGGAGCCAATCCGCATTTTCTCAATGAACCAGGAAAGCGTCCAGTTGTACCCCACAATAACAATTGTAGAGTATACTGTCTACCACTTGGACGGATGATATGACATGCCCGCGGATCCGGATCATGAAGCTTATCAAAAAGACATCCCACTGCCTGACTAAACCAGCGTCAGTCCAACAACCCTGCAGGAGTGAAGCAATGTTACATTTCACAGGATAACGACTTCGAGAAACCTTTCGTTTTGAATGACTGTCCTGCGTTGAATCAGTTTCACGAACAAAGTTGAGCAGTCGGACTGGTAAGGATCAATTTCAGTTCAGATTGAAGTGACGCGAAACCGTTTAACGGACGTTTTCTGAACCAGTACGTAAAACGTATGGGAAAACGGTTCTGATACCACACTTCAGTGGAGCTCCAACAGAAAAAGATACATCGAACACTAAGGCATATGACCGGCGTGATTCATGGACCCAGGTCAATTCTACTTGAATTCGAATCGATCAGATTATTCTTAACATATTAGACAATTGTCTAAATACATATTGACTAAAAATAGACGTGTGTCTAAATTGGTGGGATATATGATTCACTAGTGACTCCAGGAGATTTTAAATGGCAAAGAATTCCAGGAGTGGTCACTCCGCTTCCCAGGATCTACCTGAGGCAGAGCTTGAAGTTCTGGCTTGCCTCTGGAATGCAGGTGCTTTGACGGCTGGCGAAATTCGAAATCAGTTAGAGTCATATCGACCGATGGCGCATGGTTCTGTGCTTACGCTGCTCAATCGATTGTCTGAAAAGGGGCTCGTGAAGCGAGAGAAGTCAGGACAAGGCAAATCATTTGCTTACCGCGCGACACGAGGTCCCAAATCCACTCATCGTCGAATTTTGCAGAAGCTCAGACAACGAATATTTGGTGGAAACTCAGTCGCCATTGTGGCATCCCTGCTGGAAAGTCAACCCACCAGTCCGGAAGAAATTGAGGAACTCAAGGCTCTCATCGAACGTCTTGAACAGAATCAGAAATTGGAGGACAAATAATGTCCGTTGATACAATTAATTCCGTGGCCGATGCGTGGCTCTTTATTGTGATGCACATGGTTTGGCAGTCAACTGTCGTCGCATTGCTTGTCTTGGTTGTTGTTTGCTGGAAGCATCGTATTTCAGCAAATATTCGGTATGCGTTGCTGATGCTGGCTCTGATCAAGTTTGTTGTGCCACCGTTTTTTGCGATGCCGGGTGGGATTTTCAGTCAGTGGGAAATATCAAGCGGCTCGTCGGTTGAAAAGACATCGAGTATGGTTTCCGCACTCCCGCCGGAACGTGAGAACCTGGTAGTGCCGTCTTTTGAATCAGTAACACCTGGCAGAAGTGATCTGCCTGTTCCTGTCCAGAATAACCCGCAGAAACAAGTGAGATCGACTACCGAAATAGCTGATTCCCCGGTTTCGATAATTCCCTCATCATCAGAAATCCAGAAAGAACTGACGGTCAGTATCAGTTCCATTGCCTGGTTAATGATCGGCTCCATCATCGTAACCCTGGCGTTTCTGCTGTGGATGGCGAAAAGCAGCTTTCACCTGATGCGAATCATTGCTCGTTGTAAGGATGCAGATGGTTCCATGCTGGAAGAATTCAGAGAACTGGCTCGATCAATGGGATTGCGCCGCCGCATACGTTTGCTGTTAAGTCCGGCTCCCGTGACTCCGATGGCATGTGGCCTGATTCGTCCGACAGTCATTGTTCCCGCAGCCATGCTGTCTCAACTGTCGGCGACTGAGCAGCGTGCAGTTTTTGCGCACGAACTGGCGCATCACCGTCGTTTTGATCCTGCTGCACTTTGGATTCAAGGTCTCATTCGCGCTCTCTGGTGGTTTCATCCATTGGTATGGATGTTGCATCGAAACATGCAGCGCGTCCGGGAACAATGTTGCGATGATCTTATTGTGGTTGAGAATCTGGTTACGAAAGACGAATATTGTGCCGCATTAGTCCGTGCACTGGAGTGGTGCTCTGTGCGAACACGGATTTTGCAATTATCGGCATTGCAGATGCGACCGCTTCAGTCTCGCATCACACGCGTCCTGAATCCGCGGGTCCGTCGCTCGGCCAGGTTATCAAAACCTGCCTGGGGAATCGCGATTCTCTTGTGTGCCGCCATTCTTCCCGGTCTTGCTTTACGGTCTGGAGACGCTGTCGCCGATGTTCCCATAGCGAACAAAAGTGAGCAGCAAGAGAATGACCAGGCGGTGAAAGAATCGCATCCCGACCACGCCGAAATTGGTGGTTTAATTCTCGACGAGAAAGGTCATCCCGTCGAGGCAATCGTGCATTGCAGCCAGGTGATCAATAAAGTCGCCGACTACCAGTCAACGACGACAGATGCAACTGGTCGTTTCCATTTTGATGATATTTCAGCAGGCAGCTGCGCCTTAACCGTCGCCGCCGCAGGGAAAAGTTACACCGGCACGTACGTGTCGGTTCAAGCAGGGCAGATCGAACGGAATCTGAAGCTCATTG contains:
- a CDS encoding WD40 repeat domain-containing protein; amino-acid sequence: MTNQRHTAEFDYLEPLLDSAVQAVLAETLPEDAVERIKMRAASLDTLASSPDKQRVRRRAWLVRMPNHYGIVATVVVLAAIAGFSLLINRTAGQAFADVIQNVKRVSSVQLTMTTRFGHQPEIKGKMFLEGDQLRIEQFQGMMVQVGDLRQKHALVLDTYRKLAQPIDIDEHFAREFVNPIDQLRRTKPENAINIGEEDLKGRLTQVYRIDKVDLLGMRGNGEMLVWVDPIDGLPVKIVIHDSNPEAETEIRFESFVWNEPLDANLFALTIPDGYQLGTVITMPPRNKSTPPSTGSGTPQSQLAQGILSRDRVPSRIVWGPLGKTITAIMRDPESVAPHERKANELRQWNVATGKLNWSKGIAGASRMAASTDGKNLATVVGYEVQLRDPTTGQVKNKWTTDKRLLPLAFSPDGETVAAGITGGGPFGGRGKKVSGGVQFWDAEHGTLKRSLADDKQTTYIRYSLDGRYLATSSNDGPVKLWDPTTGELIRIFAGRGQVAFSLDGRLIACAASRPYPLKNKTADDIKLYNIQTGKLMQTLASGDHTEESWVLWVAFSPNGHLIASASWDGTVKLWDVTTGKLQKTITEHKGGVVCCEFAPDGNTLATGSEDKTLRLWNLQQLMAP
- a CDS encoding RNA polymerase sigma factor encodes the protein MTGEEQPNWAQIVNRHGKRVFRIANRILGSVHDAEDVSQEVFTEAYRMHQAGPVQSWTGLLVRLATLRAIDRLRGTRLAKELHDNDHVSTIEPFDELTARELAQWLRAAIARLPDQQATVFALVHFEHLSRDEVASSLDISPESVSTALYKARQRLILQISVLNEGNSQ
- a CDS encoding MBL fold metallo-hydrolase, with the protein product MTLNYQVLGNPGRDNALFVRVESGQSIARLLFDCGDGCLSSLPFSEIQAIDHLFFSHLHMDHIGGFDSFFRCTFNRDVKPNVIWGPAGTSAILHHRFQGFWWNLHADQSGTWSVNDVHPTHIEQFRYEISEAFSERHNEKQSEQCSPILDASDYSVSAIHLKHNGPCLGYVVREKPKWNVQTDRVAEMGLRPGPWMKDLKSDTSTPTIDIDGQTFDLAALRNDLLIESPGESIAYLTDFLLDDPTSEQLQEVLGDCTTVVCEAQYRDQDIDLAQRNFHTTTTSVSHLAARSGFGKLVLFHLSDRYTTDEWGEMLAECRMIFPNTVFPKNWSIEPQSNDI
- a CDS encoding phospholipid scramblase-related protein, producing the protein MHDVLNRNLYLVKEHVGMFKAANNFDVYDPESGEIILECREDNLGTFTKMLRFTDYKRMTPFDIQIRTPSGEQVIRISRGVSLFLSTVSVFDKNDNYIGGFKQKFFSIGGAFRVLGPDEGPLCELKGKWTGWNFHFMKDDVEFAHVSKKWSGMGKELFTSADNYVLEMFDTIPQDNPLRQLIMAAVMCIDMVLKE
- a CDS encoding BlaI/MecI/CopY family transcriptional regulator, whose product is MAKNSRSGHSASQDLPEAELEVLACLWNAGALTAGEIRNQLESYRPMAHGSVLTLLNRLSEKGLVKREKSGQGKSFAYRATRGPKSTHRRILQKLRQRIFGGNSVAIVASLLESQPTSPEEIEELKALIERLEQNQKLEDK